A window from Citrobacter amalonaticus encodes these proteins:
- a CDS encoding rhodanese family protein produces MTIGTISPRDAKARIEQGARLIDIRDADEYLREHIPQAHLAPLSTLEQGGFPARLRGECVIFHCQSGKRTQNNAATLQALAAPAEALLLEGGIDGWKAAGFPTAEDKSQPLPLMRQVQIAAGGLALLGVVLGYSVNSGFFLLSGFVGAGLLFAGLTGFCGMARLLDKMPWNRRPQ; encoded by the coding sequence ATGACCATCGGGACGATTTCCCCGCGCGACGCAAAGGCCCGTATTGAGCAAGGCGCCAGACTGATTGATATTCGCGATGCCGACGAATATCTGCGTGAACATATTCCGCAGGCCCATCTCGCACCGCTGAGTACGCTCGAACAGGGGGGCTTTCCTGCCAGGCTGCGAGGTGAATGCGTCATTTTCCATTGTCAGTCCGGAAAACGAACGCAAAACAATGCGGCTACCTTGCAGGCTCTTGCCGCACCGGCTGAAGCTTTGTTGCTGGAAGGGGGCATTGACGGCTGGAAAGCGGCGGGTTTCCCCACGGCAGAAGATAAATCACAGCCGCTTCCGCTGATGCGTCAGGTACAAATTGCCGCAGGCGGGCTGGCCTTACTGGGCGTAGTGTTGGGATATAGCGTCAACAGCGGCTTTTTCCTGCTCAGCGGTTTTGTAGGTGCGGGGTTGCTGTTCGCCGGACTGACTGGTTTTTGCGGCATGGCGCGATTGCTCGACAAAATGCCGTGGAATCGCCGTCCTCAATAA
- a CDS encoding DUF883 domain-containing protein, which yields MFNRPNRNDVDDGVQDIHNDVNQLADSLEAVLKSLGSDAKDEADTARRKAQALLKETRAKMHGRTRVQQAARDAVGCADTFVRDKPWCSIGTAAAVGIFVGALLSLRR from the coding sequence ATGTTTAACCGACCGAACCGAAACGACGTAGATGATGGCGTGCAGGATATTCATAATGACGTCAATCAATTAGCCGACAGTCTGGAAGCCGTACTGAAGTCATTGGGCAGCGATGCGAAGGATGAAGCAGATACCGCACGGCGTAAAGCACAGGCCCTACTGAAAGAGACGCGTGCGAAAATGCATGGCCGGACGCGCGTGCAGCAAGCCGCCCGTGACGCCGTAGGCTGCGCCGATACGTTTGTGCGTGATAAACCCTGGTGTAGCATCGGTACGGCGGCGGCGGTGGGGATCTTCGTCGGTGCGTTGCTGAGTCTTCGTCGCTAA
- the proV gene encoding glycine betaine/L-proline ABC transporter ATP-binding protein ProV produces the protein MAIKLEVKNLYKVFGEHPQRAFKYIEKGLSKEQILEKTGLSLGVKDASLAIEEGEIFVIMGLSGSGKSTMVRLLNRLIEPTRGQVLIDGVDIAKISDAELLEVRRKKIAMVFQSFALMPHMTVLDNTAFGMELAGVSAEERREKALDALRQVGLENYAHGYPDELSGGMRQRVGLARALAINPDILLMDEAFSALDPLIRTEMQDELVKLQAKHQRTVVFISHDLDEAMRIGDRIAIMQNGEVVQVGTPDEILNNPANDYVRTFFRGVDISQVFSAKDIARRSPVGLIRKTPGFGPRSALKLLQDEDREYGYVIERGNKFVGVVSIDSLKAALGQAQGIEGALIDEPLAVDAQTPLSELLSHVGQAPCAVPVVDEEQQYVGIISKRMLLQALDREGTNNG, from the coding sequence ATGGCAATTAAATTAGAAGTGAAAAATCTATATAAAGTATTTGGAGAGCATCCACAGCGCGCCTTCAAATATATTGAAAAAGGACTTTCGAAAGAACAAATTCTGGAAAAAACAGGGCTATCGCTTGGCGTTAAAGACGCCAGTCTGGCCATTGAAGAAGGCGAGATATTTGTCATCATGGGATTATCCGGTTCGGGTAAATCCACAATGGTACGCCTTCTCAATCGCCTGATTGAACCCACCCGCGGACAGGTACTGATCGACGGCGTCGATATCGCCAAAATATCGGATGCCGAACTCCTCGAGGTGCGCAGAAAAAAGATTGCGATGGTCTTCCAGTCATTTGCGCTGATGCCGCACATGACCGTTCTGGACAATACCGCATTCGGCATGGAATTAGCCGGTGTAAGTGCTGAGGAACGTCGCGAAAAAGCGCTGGATGCCCTGCGCCAGGTGGGACTTGAAAATTATGCGCACGGCTACCCGGATGAACTTTCCGGCGGCATGCGTCAGCGTGTCGGTCTCGCCAGAGCATTAGCCATTAACCCTGACATCTTATTAATGGATGAAGCCTTCTCTGCGCTCGATCCCTTAATTCGTACCGAGATGCAGGATGAACTGGTGAAACTGCAGGCGAAACATCAGCGCACCGTCGTCTTTATTTCCCACGACCTTGATGAAGCGATGCGTATTGGCGACCGAATTGCCATTATGCAAAATGGCGAAGTGGTTCAGGTCGGTACACCGGATGAAATTCTGAATAATCCGGCGAACGATTATGTGCGTACCTTCTTCCGTGGCGTCGATATTAGCCAGGTCTTTAGCGCGAAAGATATTGCCCGCCGTAGCCCGGTGGGACTGATTCGTAAAACGCCGGGCTTTGGCCCCCGTTCAGCCCTGAAATTATTACAGGACGAAGATCGGGAATACGGTTACGTCATCGAACGCGGCAATAAGTTTGTTGGCGTGGTCTCCATCGACTCATTAAAAGCGGCATTAGGTCAGGCTCAGGGCATTGAAGGGGCGTTAATCGACGAGCCGCTGGCCGTAGATGCACAAACCCCACTTAGCGAGCTGCTCTCTCATGTCGGACAAGCGCCGTGCGCGGTGCCGGTTGTCGATGAGGAACAACAGTATGTAGGCATTATTTCAAAACGCATGCTGCTACAGGCTTTAGATCGCGAGGGGACAAACAATGGCTGA
- a CDS encoding PLP-dependent aminotransferase family protein has product MPRYQQIARQLKTAIERGELQPGARLPSSRTWSQELGISRSTVENAYAELVAQGWLERRGQAGTFVSAQLHPEQTYSEPVVFAGESTVPQPFQMGLPALDLFPRDIWARVMGRRLRTQTRFDLALGDVCGEAVLRQAIVDYLRVSRSIDCLPEQIFITSGYAASMTLILCALAKPGDGMWIEDPGFPLIRPVIEQENVALLPVPIDDDGLNVATGIRDYPDARFALLTPAHQSPLGVALSLARRHQLLEWASHTQAWIIEDDYDSEFRYHGKPLPPLKSLDAPQRVIYAGTFSKSLFPALRCAWLVVPVNQVSRFRQQAVRMACSVPLLWQQTLADFIRDGHFWRHLKKMRQHYAQRRQWTERALGEQGFHVVPQQGGIQLVITVDGDDIAPVRKANEAGLAVQALSRWRLNTSGMGGILLSFTNIASPEIARQVAKRLRQAIQSAL; this is encoded by the coding sequence ATGCCGCGCTATCAGCAAATTGCCCGTCAGTTAAAAACGGCCATTGAACGTGGGGAACTCCAGCCCGGAGCCAGACTACCGTCCAGTCGTACCTGGTCACAGGAGCTGGGTATTTCGCGCTCGACGGTGGAAAACGCTTATGCGGAGCTGGTGGCACAGGGCTGGCTGGAGCGGCGAGGGCAGGCGGGAACGTTTGTCAGCGCACAGTTGCATCCGGAACAGACGTACAGCGAACCGGTGGTCTTTGCCGGAGAAAGTACCGTTCCTCAGCCCTTTCAGATGGGGCTTCCTGCACTGGATCTCTTCCCGCGAGACATCTGGGCGCGGGTGATGGGGCGACGACTGCGCACGCAGACGCGTTTTGATCTGGCTCTCGGCGACGTCTGCGGTGAAGCCGTGTTACGCCAGGCAATCGTGGACTATCTGCGCGTGTCGCGCAGTATTGACTGTCTGCCCGAGCAGATTTTTATCACCTCAGGCTATGCGGCGTCGATGACCCTCATCCTGTGTGCGCTGGCCAAGCCGGGCGATGGCATGTGGATTGAAGATCCCGGCTTTCCGTTGATCCGTCCGGTGATTGAGCAGGAAAATGTCGCGCTGCTGCCGGTTCCGATCGATGACGACGGGTTGAATGTGGCGACCGGGATCCGCGATTATCCGGATGCGCGTTTTGCGCTACTCACTCCGGCCCATCAAAGCCCGCTTGGCGTCGCGCTGTCGTTAGCCCGGCGTCATCAACTGCTGGAGTGGGCATCACATACCCAGGCGTGGATTATTGAAGATGATTACGACAGCGAGTTTCGTTATCACGGTAAACCGCTGCCGCCGCTGAAAAGTCTGGATGCGCCACAGCGGGTAATTTACGCCGGTACGTTCAGCAAATCGCTGTTTCCCGCCTTGCGCTGTGCATGGCTGGTGGTGCCAGTAAACCAGGTGAGTCGTTTTCGTCAGCAGGCGGTACGGATGGCCTGTAGCGTGCCGCTGCTCTGGCAGCAAACGCTGGCGGATTTTATCCGTGATGGGCATTTCTGGCGGCATCTGAAAAAAATGCGTCAGCACTATGCGCAGCGAAGGCAATGGACGGAAAGGGCACTCGGCGAACAGGGATTTCACGTTGTACCCCAACAGGGCGGGATACAGCTGGTGATTACTGTTGACGGTGACGATATCGCGCCGGTACGCAAAGCCAATGAGGCGGGCCTGGCGGTCCAGGCCCTGAGTCGCTGGCGGTTGAATACATCGGGGATGGGAGGGATTTTGCTGTCGTTCACTAACATCGCTTCGCCTGAAATCGCAAGACAGGTGGCAAAGCGGTTGCGACAGGCCATTCAGTCAGCGCTTTAG
- the nrdE gene encoding class 1b ribonucleoside-diphosphate reductase subunit alpha: MATTNAERVTQESLDYHALNAMLNLYDKAGRIQFDKDRQAVDAFFTAHVGPHSVTFSSQEERLQTLVREGYYDESVLARYDRAFVVSLFARAHASGFRFQTFLGAWKFYTSYTLKTFDGKRYLEHFEDRVVMVALTLAQGDEALASQLTDEMLSGRFQPATPTFLNCGKQQRGELVSCFLLRIEDNMESIGRAVNSALQLSKRGGGVAFLLSNLREAGAPIKRIENQSSGVIPVMKMLEDAFSYANQLGARQGAGAVYLHAHHPDILRFLDTKRENADEKIRIKTLSLGVVIPDVTFRLAKQNAQMALFSPYDVERLYGKPFGDIAISERYDELVADERVRKKYINARDFFQTLAEIQFESGYPYMMYEDTVNRANPIAGRINMSNLCSEILQVNSASTYEENLDYAQTGHDISCNLGSLNIAHTMDSPDIGRTVETAIRGLTAVSDMSHIHSVPSIVAGNAASHAIGLGQMNLHGYLAREGIAYGSPEGLDFTNLYFYTITWHALHTSMLLARERGQTFAGFAQSRYASGEFFTQYLEQNWTPKTEKVRTLFARSGITLPTREMWLYLRDEVMRYGIYNQNLQAVPPTGSISYINHATSSIHPIVSKVEIRKEGKTGRVYYPAPFMTNENLDMYQDAYEIGAQKIIDTYAEATKHVDQGLSLTLFFPDTATTRDINKAQIYAWRKGIKSLYYIRLRQLALEGTEIEGCVSCAL, translated from the coding sequence TTGGCAACGACAAACGCAGAACGCGTAACGCAGGAATCGCTGGATTACCATGCACTGAACGCCATGCTGAATCTGTACGATAAAGCAGGCCGTATTCAGTTCGATAAGGACCGGCAGGCGGTCGACGCCTTTTTTACCGCCCATGTTGGCCCCCACTCTGTCACGTTTAGCAGTCAGGAGGAACGTCTGCAAACGCTGGTACGCGAAGGGTATTACGACGAAAGCGTTCTGGCACGCTACGATCGCGCTTTCGTGGTGTCGCTGTTTGCCCGCGCTCACGCCAGCGGTTTTCGTTTCCAGACCTTCCTCGGTGCCTGGAAGTTTTACACCAGCTACACGCTGAAAACCTTTGATGGCAAACGCTATCTGGAACACTTTGAAGACCGGGTGGTGATGGTTGCGCTCACACTTGCGCAGGGGGATGAAGCGCTGGCGTCACAACTCACCGATGAGATGCTCTCAGGGCGTTTCCAGCCCGCCACGCCCACCTTCTTAAACTGCGGTAAACAGCAGCGCGGCGAACTGGTCTCCTGCTTCCTGCTGCGGATTGAAGATAACATGGAGTCGATCGGTCGGGCGGTGAACTCCGCGCTTCAGCTCTCCAAACGCGGCGGCGGCGTGGCGTTTTTACTCTCTAACCTGCGCGAAGCCGGTGCGCCCATCAAGCGCATCGAAAACCAGTCCTCCGGGGTGATCCCGGTGATGAAGATGCTGGAAGACGCCTTTTCCTATGCCAACCAGCTAGGCGCGCGTCAGGGGGCGGGGGCGGTCTATCTGCATGCGCATCATCCGGATATTCTGCGTTTCCTCGATACTAAACGCGAAAACGCCGACGAAAAGATCCGCATTAAAACGCTCTCACTAGGGGTAGTGATCCCGGACGTCACTTTCCGCCTGGCCAAACAGAATGCGCAGATGGCGCTGTTTTCACCGTATGACGTCGAGCGTCTTTACGGTAAGCCCTTCGGCGATATCGCCATAAGCGAACGATACGACGAACTGGTCGCCGACGAGCGAGTGCGCAAAAAATACATTAACGCCCGCGACTTTTTCCAGACACTGGCAGAAATTCAGTTTGAATCCGGCTATCCCTACATGATGTATGAGGATACGGTGAATCGCGCCAACCCGATTGCGGGTCGCATTAATATGAGCAACCTGTGCTCGGAAATTTTGCAGGTCAACAGCGCCTCTACCTACGAGGAGAATCTTGACTACGCCCAGACCGGGCATGACATCTCCTGCAACCTCGGCTCGCTGAATATTGCCCACACCATGGATTCTCCGGACATTGGCCGGACGGTCGAAACAGCGATTCGCGGGCTGACGGCGGTATCAGATATGAGCCATATCCACAGCGTCCCGTCGATTGTCGCCGGTAATGCCGCCTCCCACGCCATCGGACTGGGACAGATGAACCTGCACGGCTATCTGGCGCGCGAAGGCATCGCCTATGGTTCGCCAGAAGGACTGGATTTTACCAATCTCTACTTTTACACCATTACCTGGCATGCACTGCATACGTCGATGCTGCTGGCACGCGAGCGTGGGCAGACCTTTGCCGGATTTGCGCAGTCGCGCTACGCCAGCGGCGAGTTCTTCACGCAGTATCTGGAGCAGAACTGGACGCCGAAAACCGAGAAAGTCCGGACGCTGTTTGCCCGTAGCGGCATCACGCTGCCGACGCGTGAAATGTGGCTGTATCTGCGCGACGAAGTGATGCGCTATGGCATCTACAACCAGAATTTACAGGCGGTGCCACCGACCGGTTCGATCTCCTACATCAATCATGCGACGTCGAGCATTCATCCGATTGTCTCGAAAGTGGAGATTCGCAAAGAGGGCAAAACCGGGCGCGTCTACTATCCGGCCCCGTTCATGACCAATGAGAATCTGGATATGTATCAGGACGCGTATGAAATCGGCGCACAGAAAATCATTGATACCTACGCCGAAGCCACTAAACACGTCGATCAGGGCCTGTCGCTGACGCTGTTTTTCCCTGATACCGCCACCACCCGCGATATCAACAAAGCGCAGATCTACGCCTGGCGAAAAGGCATTAAGTCGTTATATTACATTCGCTTGCGACAGCTGGCGCTGGAAGGTACAGAAATTGAAGGCTGCGTTTCGTGCGCATTGTAA
- the lysM gene encoding peptidoglycan-binding protein LysM, whose product MGLFNFVKDAGEKLWDAVTGNHDKDDLAKKVQDHLHKTGIPDADKVNVQIADGKATVTGDGLSQEAKEKILIAVGNISGIASVDDQVKTDAPAAESQFYTVKSGDTLSAISKQVYGNANLYNKIFEANKPMLKSPDKIYPGQVLRIPEE is encoded by the coding sequence ATGGGACTTTTCAACTTTGTAAAAGACGCCGGGGAAAAACTGTGGGATGCAGTAACCGGTAATCACGATAAAGACGATTTAGCAAAAAAGGTGCAGGACCATCTGCATAAAACCGGTATTCCGGACGCTGACAAGGTGAATGTACAAATTGCTGATGGCAAGGCGACGGTGACGGGTGACGGATTAAGTCAGGAAGCGAAAGAAAAAATCCTGATTGCGGTCGGGAATATTTCCGGGATTGCCAGCGTGGATGATCAGGTTAAAACCGACGCGCCTGCCGCCGAGAGTCAGTTCTACACGGTGAAATCCGGCGATACCCTGAGCGCTATTTCGAAACAGGTTTACGGCAATGCCAACCTGTATAACAAAATTTTTGAGGCGAATAAGCCGATGCTTAAAAGCCCGGATAAAATATATCCCGGCCAGGTGCTGCGTATTCCGGAAGAATAA
- a CDS encoding DUF2002 family protein has protein sequence MYLRPDEVARVLEKVGFTVDVVTQKTYGYRRGENYVYVNREARMGRTALVIHPTLKERSSSLAEPASEIKTCDHYQHFPLYLAGDTHEHYGIPHGFSSRIALERYLNGLFGEAS, from the coding sequence ATGTATTTACGACCTGACGAGGTGGCGCGCGTACTTGAAAAAGTGGGGTTTACCGTTGATGTGGTAACACAGAAAACGTACGGTTATCGACGTGGCGAGAATTATGTCTATGTTAATCGCGAAGCGCGTATGGGACGCACTGCGCTGGTGATTCATCCGACATTAAAAGAGCGCAGTTCTTCGCTGGCTGAACCGGCATCTGAAATTAAAACCTGCGACCATTATCAGCATTTTCCGCTTTATTTAGCCGGGGACACCCACGAACACTACGGCATTCCTCACGGCTTTAGTTCGCGTATTGCGCTTGAGCGTTATTTGAATGGACTGTTTGGCGAGGCGAGTTAA
- the stpA gene encoding DNA-binding protein StpA, with protein MNLMLQNLNNIRKLRAMAREFSIDVLEEMLEKFRVVTKERREEEEQLQRQRAEQQQKINTLLELMKADGISPEELFGNDAAAMRVGKKRQPRPAKYRYTDLNGESKTWTGQGRTPKPIAQALAAGKSLDDFLI; from the coding sequence ATGAATTTGATGTTACAGAACTTAAATAATATTCGTAAATTACGCGCCATGGCTCGCGAATTCTCCATTGACGTTCTTGAAGAAATGCTGGAGAAATTCAGGGTCGTCACTAAAGAAAGACGTGAAGAAGAAGAACAGTTACAGCGTCAGCGCGCTGAACAGCAGCAGAAAATTAATACTTTGCTGGAACTGATGAAGGCCGACGGAATTAGCCCGGAAGAGTTGTTCGGTAATGACGCCGCGGCCATGCGAGTGGGTAAAAAACGCCAGCCGCGTCCGGCGAAATATCGCTATACCGATCTTAACGGGGAAAGTAAAACCTGGACCGGTCAGGGGCGTACGCCAAAACCGATTGCCCAGGCACTGGCGGCAGGTAAATCGCTGGACGATTTTCTGATCTAA
- the alaE gene encoding L-alanine exporter AlaE, with amino-acid sequence MFSPQSRLRHAVADTFAMVVYCSVVNMLIEIFLSGMTFEQSLSSRLVAIPVNILIAWPYGMYRDLFMKASRKVGSAGWLKNLADVLAYVTFQSPVYVAILLTVGADWHQITAAVSSNIVISMMMGAVYGYFLDYCRRLFKVSRYQQVKA; translated from the coding sequence ATGTTCTCACCACAGTCACGCTTGCGTCATGCTGTAGCAGACACGTTCGCGATGGTTGTTTATTGTTCTGTCGTGAACATGTTGATCGAGATCTTCCTCTCCGGAATGACCTTTGAGCAATCACTTTCGTCCCGATTGGTCGCCATTCCGGTCAACATTCTGATCGCCTGGCCCTATGGAATGTATCGTGATCTCTTTATGAAGGCGTCGCGTAAAGTGGGTTCTGCGGGGTGGCTGAAAAACCTGGCGGATGTACTGGCTTATGTCACCTTCCAGTCCCCGGTTTATGTCGCTATTCTGCTGACGGTGGGCGCTGACTGGCATCAAATTACCGCCGCAGTCAGTTCTAATATCGTAATATCGATGATGATGGGGGCGGTATATGGCTATTTCCTCGATTATTGCCGCCGCCTGTTTAAGGTGAGTCGCTACCAACAGGTTAAAGCCTGA
- the nrdI gene encoding class Ib ribonucleoside-diphosphate reductase assembly flavoprotein NrdI has protein sequence MNPLVYFSSSSENTHRFMQRLGLPAIRIPLNERERIRVDDPYILVVPSYGGGGTAGAVPRQVIRFLNDAHNRALIRGVIASGNRNFGEAYGRAGEVIAQKCAVPWLYRFELMGTPADIDNVRKGVSEFWQRQTQNA, from the coding sequence ATGAACCCGCTCGTCTACTTCTCCAGCAGCTCCGAAAATACGCACCGTTTTATGCAGCGTCTGGGGCTGCCCGCCATTCGCATTCCGCTGAATGAACGCGAACGGATCCGGGTAGACGATCCCTACATTCTGGTGGTGCCTTCCTACGGTGGCGGCGGCACGGCTGGCGCAGTGCCGCGACAGGTGATCCGCTTTTTAAATGATGCTCACAACCGGGCGTTAATTCGCGGCGTCATTGCCTCTGGCAATCGTAACTTCGGCGAGGCGTATGGTCGCGCAGGGGAAGTGATCGCCCAAAAATGTGCCGTACCCTGGCTCTATCGTTTTGAACTGATGGGAACCCCCGCCGACATCGACAACGTTCGAAAAGGAGTAAGCGAATTTTGGCAACGACAAACGCAGAACGCGTAA
- the nrdH gene encoding glutaredoxin-like protein NrdH, giving the protein MRITIYTRNDCVQCHATKRALESRGFEFEMINVDLVPEAADTLRAEGFRQLPVVIAGETRWSGFRPDMINRLHPEPRVASA; this is encoded by the coding sequence ATGCGCATTACTATTTACACTAGAAATGATTGTGTTCAGTGCCACGCCACTAAACGGGCGCTGGAAAGCCGTGGATTTGAATTTGAGATGATAAACGTCGATCTGGTGCCGGAAGCAGCGGATACCCTGCGCGCAGAAGGTTTTCGCCAGTTGCCGGTGGTCATTGCCGGCGAAACCCGTTGGTCAGGATTTCGTCCGGATATGATCAACCGTCTGCATCCAGAGCCTCGGGTAGCCAGCGCATGA
- the nrdF gene encoding class 1b ribonucleoside-diphosphate reductase subunit beta, with protein MTLSRVSAINWNKIQDDKDLEVWNRLTSNFWLPEKVPLSNDIPAWQNLSAAEQQLTIRVFTGLTLLDTIQNIAGAPSLMADSLTPHEEAVLSNISFMEAVHARSYSSIFSTLCQTKDVDAAYAWSEENAPLQQKAQIILAHYASDDPLKKKIASVFLESFLFYSGFWLPMYFSSRGKLTNTADLIRLIIRDEAVHGYYIGYKYQKGLEKRSQSERDELKDFALELLMELYDNEVRYTEELYADTAWAEDVNAFLCYNANKALMNLGYEALFPAEMAEVNPAILAALSPNADENHDFFSGSGSSYVMGKAVETEDEDWNF; from the coding sequence ATGACATTATCACGCGTGAGCGCCATCAACTGGAATAAGATTCAGGACGACAAAGATCTCGAAGTGTGGAACCGCCTGACCAGCAACTTCTGGTTGCCGGAGAAAGTACCGTTGTCTAACGATATTCCAGCGTGGCAAAACCTGAGCGCCGCCGAGCAGCAGCTGACCATCCGCGTCTTTACCGGCCTGACGCTGCTCGACACCATCCAGAATATCGCCGGAGCCCCGTCGCTGATGGCAGATTCCCTGACACCGCATGAGGAGGCGGTGCTGTCGAACATCAGTTTTATGGAAGCGGTGCACGCCCGCTCCTACAGTTCCATCTTCTCTACGCTGTGCCAGACGAAAGATGTCGATGCCGCTTATGCCTGGAGCGAAGAAAATGCGCCGTTACAACAAAAGGCGCAGATTATCCTCGCGCATTACGCCAGCGACGACCCTTTAAAGAAGAAGATTGCCAGTGTGTTTCTGGAATCCTTCCTGTTCTATTCCGGCTTCTGGTTGCCGATGTATTTCTCCAGCCGCGGTAAGCTCACCAACACCGCCGATCTGATCCGGCTAATCATTCGTGACGAAGCGGTTCATGGCTATTACATCGGCTATAAATACCAGAAAGGACTGGAAAAACGCTCTCAATCCGAGCGTGACGAGCTGAAGGATTTTGCCCTCGAGCTGCTGATGGAACTGTACGATAACGAAGTCCGTTATACCGAAGAACTGTATGCCGACACCGCCTGGGCAGAGGATGTCAATGCGTTCCTTTGCTACAACGCCAACAAGGCGTTGATGAACCTGGGCTATGAGGCGCTGTTCCCGGCGGAAATGGCGGAGGTGAACCCGGCGATACTTGCTGCGCTTTCGCCTAACGCCGACGAAAACCACGACTTTTTCTCTGGCTCAGGATCGTCATACGTAATGGGTAAAGCCGTCGAAACAGAAGACGAAGACTGGAATTTTTAA
- a CDS encoding YqaE/Pmp3 family membrane protein, producing the protein MGFWRIVFTIILPPLGVLLGKGFGWAFILNIVLTLLGYIPGLIHAFWVQTRPSSLS; encoded by the coding sequence ATGGGTTTCTGGAGAATTGTATTTACGATCATTCTGCCGCCGCTGGGGGTCCTGTTGGGTAAAGGATTCGGCTGGGCGTTCATTCTTAATATCGTTCTGACCTTACTGGGCTATATTCCGGGTTTAATTCACGCGTTCTGGGTGCAAACCCGTCCTTCATCTCTTTCTTAA
- a CDS encoding ArsR/SmtB family transcription factor, with amino-acid sequence MSELEQLQASAEQAAALLKAMSNPKRLLILCMLCGSPGTSAGDLARATGLSPSATSQHLAKMREEGLIGSQRDAQRILYFIKNAAVNSLIATLKNVYCP; translated from the coding sequence ATGAGCGAACTCGAACAACTCCAGGCCAGCGCGGAACAGGCGGCGGCCCTGCTGAAAGCAATGAGCAACCCTAAGCGACTGCTGATCCTGTGTATGCTTTGCGGCTCACCGGGCACCAGCGCGGGCGATCTGGCACGCGCCACCGGGTTAAGTCCCTCGGCCACTTCACAGCATCTGGCAAAAATGCGCGAAGAAGGGCTGATTGGCAGCCAGCGCGATGCTCAGCGCATCCTCTATTTCATTAAAAATGCAGCGGTGAATTCACTCATTGCCACATTGAAAAACGTCTATTGTCCATAA
- a CDS encoding carboxymuconolactone decarboxylase family protein has translation MTTLRQPYYELSPEVYNALVQAKTALENSALDTTLMELIYLRISQINGCAFCLEMHSKALRKSGVTQSKLDALAGWRVSHHFSAQEQAALAWAESVTDIARTHAEDDVYLPLLTHFSAREISDLTFAIGLMNCFNRLAVSMRM, from the coding sequence ATGACGACGTTACGCCAGCCCTACTATGAACTCAGCCCTGAAGTCTATAACGCCCTGGTACAAGCGAAAACGGCACTGGAAAACAGCGCGCTGGATACCACGCTGATGGAATTGATTTACCTGCGTATTTCGCAGATCAACGGCTGCGCATTTTGCCTGGAAATGCACAGCAAGGCGCTGCGTAAATCGGGTGTCACGCAAAGTAAACTGGACGCGCTGGCCGGCTGGCGAGTGAGTCATCATTTCAGCGCGCAGGAACAAGCGGCGCTGGCGTGGGCTGAATCGGTGACCGATATCGCCAGAACCCATGCTGAAGATGACGTTTATCTGCCGCTGCTTACGCATTTTAGCGCTCGCGAAATCAGCGACCTGACCTTTGCGATCGGTCTGATGAACTGCTTCAACCGCCTGGCCGTTAGCATGCGGATGTAA